The following are encoded together in the Hoplias malabaricus isolate fHopMal1 chromosome 3, fHopMal1.hap1, whole genome shotgun sequence genome:
- the LOC136691386 gene encoding uncharacterized protein: MGRTREDRIETGEDRSESLEDGEDRSESLEDGEDRSVSLEDGKNRSETREDEEDRIETGEDRSVSLEDGEDRSETGEDRIESLEDGEDRSETREDEEDRIETGEDRSESLEDGEDRSESLEDGEDRSVSLEDGKNRSETREDEEDRIETGEDRSVSLEDGEDRSETGQDRIESLEDGEDRSETREDEEDRIETGEDRSESLEDGEDRSETREDEEDRIETGEDRS; encoded by the exons ATGGGGAGGACAAGA GAGGACAGGATCGAGACTGGGGAGGACAGGAGCGAGTCTCTGGAGGACGGGGAGGACAGGAGCGAGTCTCTGGAAGATGGGGAGGACAGGAGCGTGTCTCTGGAGGATGGGAAGAACAGGAGTGAGACtcgggaggacgaggaggacagGATCGAGACTGGGGAGGACAGGAGCGTGTCTCTGGAGGACGGGGAGGACAGGAGTGAGACTGGGGAGGACAGGATTGAGTCTCTGGAGGACGGGGAGGACAGGAGTGAGACtcgggaggacgaggaggacagGATCGAGACTGGGGAGGACAGGAGCGAGTCTCTGGAGGACGGGGAGGACAGGAGCGAGTCTCTGGAAGATGGGGAGGACAGGAGCGTGTCTCTGGAGGATGGGAAGAACAGGAGTGAGACtcgggaggacgaggaggacagGATCGAGACTGGGGAGGACAGGAGCGTGTCTCTGGAGGACGGGGAGGACAGGAGTGAGACTGGGCAGGACAGGATTGAGTCTCTGGAGGACGGGGAGGACAGGAGTGAGACtcgggaggacgaggaggacagGATCGAGACTGGGGAGGACAGGAGCGAGTCTCTGGAGGACGGCGAGGACAGGAGTGAGACtcgggaggacgaggaggacagGATCGAGACTGGGGAGGACAGGAGCTAG
- the LOC136691385 gene encoding uncharacterized protein has translation MGRTREDRIETGEDRSESLEDGEDRSESLEDGEDRSVSLEDGKNRSETREDEEDRSETGEDRSVSLEDGEDRSETGEDRIESLEDGEDRSETREDEEDRIETGEDRSESLEDGEDRSESLEDGEDRSVSLEDGKNRSETREDEEDRIETGEDRSVSLEDGEDRSETGQDRIESLEDGEDRSDTREDEEDRIETGRTGSRLGRTGSSLWRTGRTGEDRIETGEDRSESLEDGEDRSESLEDGEDRSVSLEDGKNRSETREDEEDRIETGEDRSVSLEDGEDRSETGEDRIESLEDGEDRSETREDEEDRIETGEDRSESLEDGEDRSESLEDGEDRSVSLEDGKNRSETREDEEDRIETGEDRSVSLEDGEDRSETGEDRIESLEDGEDRSETREDEEDRIETGEDRSESLEDGEDRSETREDEEDRIETGEDRS, from the exons ATGGGGAGGACAAGA GAGGACAGGATCGAGACTGGGGAGGACAGGAGCGAGTCTCTGGAGGACGGGGAGGACAGGAGCGAGTCTCTGGAAGATGGGGAGGACAGGAGCGTGTCTCTGGAGGATGGGAAGAACAGGAGTGAGACtcgggaggacgaggaggacagGAGTGAGACTGGGGAGGACAGGAGCGTGTCTCTGGAGGACGGGGAGGACAGGAGTGAGACTGGGGAGGACAGGATTGAGTCTCTGGAGGACGGGGAGGACAGGAGTGAGACtcgggaggacgaggaggacagGATCGAGACTGGGGAGGACAGGAGCGAGTCTCTGGAGGACGGGGAGGACAGGAGCGAGTCTCTGGAAGATGGGGAGGACAGGAGCGTGTCTCTGGAGGATGGGAAGAACAGGAGTGAGACtcgggaggacgaggaggacagGATCGAGACTGGGGAGGACAGGAGCGTGTCTCTGGAGGACGGGGAGGACAGGAGTGAGACTGGGCAGGACAGGATTGAGTCTCTGGAGGACGGGGAGGACAGGAGTGATACtcgggaggacgaggaggacagGATCGAGACTGGGAGGACAGGATCAAGACTGGGGAGGACAGGATCGAGTCTCTGGAGGACGGGGAGGACAGGA GAGGACAGGATCGAGACTGGGGAGGACAGGAGCGAGTCTCTGGAGGACGGGGAGGACAGGAGCGAGTCTCTGGAAGATGGGGAGGACAGGAGCGTGTCTCTGGAGGATGGGAAGAACAGGAGTGAGACtcgggaggacgaggaggacagGATCGAGACTGGGGAGGACAGGAGCGTGTCTCTGGAGGACGGGGAGGACAGGAGTGAGACTGGGGAGGACAGGATTGAGTCTCTGGAGGACGGGGAGGACAGGAGTGAGACtcgggaggacgaggaggacagGATCGAGACTGGGGAGGACAGGAGCGAGTCTCTGGAGGACGGGGAGGACAGGAGCGAGTCTCTGGAAGATGGGGAGGACAGGAGCGTGTCTCTGGAGGATGGGAAGAACAGGAGTGAGACtcgggaggacgaggaggacagGATCGAGACTGGGGAGGACAGGAGCGTGTCTCTGGAGGACGGGGAGGACAGGAGTGAGACTGGGGAGGACAGGATTGAGTCTCTGGAGGACGGGGAGGACAGGAGTGAGACtcgggaggacgaggaggacagGATCGAGACTGGGGAGGACAGGAGCGAGTCTCTGGAGGACGGGGAGGACAGGAGTGAGACtcgggaggacgaggaggacagGATCGAGACTGGGGAGGACAGGAGCTAG
- the LOC136691384 gene encoding uncharacterized protein, whose product MEGPCLSSGGLHAGGRSSQRLQPNANLRSGFHRFHSFEKTESQEDEGDRIESGEDRSESQEDGEDRSESGEDREDRSETGEDRIESLEDGEDRSDTREDEEDRIETGRTGSRLGRTGSRRGGQDRDWEDRIKTGEDRIESLEDGEDRSETREDEEDRIETGEDRSESLEDGEDRSETWEDEEDRIETGEDRSESLEDGEDRSETREDEEDRIETGEDRSESLEDGEDRSESLEDGEDRSVSLEDGKNRSETREDEEDRIETGEDRSVSLEDGEDRSETREDRSVSLEDGEDKSETGEDRSVSLEDGKNRSETREDEEDRIETGEDRSVSLEDGEDRSETGQDRIESLEDGEDRSETREDEENRIETGEDRSESLEDGESETQEDEEDRIETGEDRSVSLEDGEDKSETGEDRSETGEDRIESLEDREDRSETREDEEDRIKTGEDRSESLEDGDGEDRSETGEDRQDRSETGEDRIESLEDGEDRSDTREDEEDRIETGRTGSRLGRTGSSLWRTGRTGEDRIETGEDRSESLEDGEDRSESLEDGEDRSVSLEDGKNRSETREDEEDRIETGEDRSVSLEDGEDRSETGEDRIESLEDGEDRSETREDEEDRIETGEDRSESLEDGEDRSESLEDGEDRSVSLEDGKNRSETREDEEDRIETGEDRSVSLEDGEDRSETGEDRIESLEDGEDRSETREDEEDRIETGEDRSESLEDGEDRSETREDEEDRIETGEDRS is encoded by the exons ATGGAGGGTCCCTGCCTCAGCTCTGGTGGTCTGCACGCAGGAGGCAGGAGCTCACAAAGACTGCAACCAAATGCTAATCTCAGGTCGGGTTTCCACAGATTTCATTCCTTTGAAA AAACTGAGTCTCAGGAGGACGAGGGGGACAGGATTGAGTCTGGGGAGGACAGGAGCGAGTCTCAGGAGGATGGGGAGGACAGGAGCGAGTCTGGGGAGGACAGGGAGGACAGGAGTGAGACAGGGGAGGACAGGATCGAGTCTCTGGAGGACGGGGAGGACAGGAGTGATACtcgggaggacgaggaggacagGATCGAGACTGGGAGGACAGGATCAAGACTGGGGAGGACAGGATCGA gacgaggaggacagGATCGAGACTGGGAGGACAGGATCAAGACTGGGGAGGACAGGATCGAGTCTCTGGAGGACGGGGAGGACAGGAGTGAGACTcgggaggatgaggaggacaGGATCGAGACTGGGGAGGACAGGAGCGAGTCTCTGGAGGACGGGGAGGACAGGAGTGAGACttgggaggacgaggaggacagGATCGAGACTGGGGAGGACAGGAGCGAGTCTCTGGAGGACGGGGAGGACAGGAGTGAGACtcgggaggacgaggaggacagGATCGAGACTGGGGAGGACAGGAGCGAGTCTCTGGAGGACGGGGAGGACAGGAGCGAGTCTCTGGAAGATGGGGAGGACAGGAGCGTGTCTCTGGAGGATGGGAAGAACAGGAGTGAGACtcgggaggacgaggaggacagGATCGAGACTGGGGAGGACAGGAGCGTGTCTCTGGAGGACGGGGAGGACAGGAGTGAGACTCGGGAGGACAGGAGCGTGTCTCTGGAGGATGGGGAGGACAAGAGTGAGACTGGGGAGGACAGGAGCGTGTCTCTGGAGGATGGAAAGAACAGGAGTGAGACtcgggaggacgaggaggacagAATCGAGACTGGGGAGGACAGGAGCGTGTCTCTGGAGGACGGGGAGGACAGGAGTGAGACTGGGCAGGACAGGATTGAGTCTCTGGAGGACGGGGAGGACAGGAGTGAGACTCGGGAGGACGAGGAGAACAGGATCGAGACTGGGGAGGACAGGAGCGAGTCTCTGGAGGATGGGGA GAGTGAGACtcaggaggacgaggaggacagGATCGAGACTGGGGAGGACAGGAGCGTGTCTCTGGAGGATGGGGAGGACAAGAGTGAGACTGGGGAGGACAGGAGTGAGACTGGGGAGGACAGGATCGAGTCTCTGGAGGACAGGGAGGACAGGAGTGAGACtcgggaggacgaggaggacagGATCAAGACTGGGGAGGACAGGAGCGAGTCTCTGGAGGACGGG GACGGGGAGGACAGGAGTGAGACTGGGGAGGACAGGCAGGACAGGAGTGAGACAGGGGAGGACAGGATCGAGTCTCTGGAGGACGGGGAGGACAGGAGTGATACtcgggaggacgaggaggacagGATCGAGACTGGGAGGACAGGATCAAGACTGGGGAGGACAGGATCGAGTCTCTGGAGGACGGGGAGGACAGGA GAGGACAGGATCGAGACTGGGGAGGACAGGAGCGAGTCTCTGGAGGACGGGGAGGACAGGAGCGAGTCTCTGGAAGATGGGGAGGACAGGAGCGTGTCTCTGGAGGATGGGAAGAACAGGAGTGAGACtcgggaggacgaggaggacagGATCGAGACTGGGGAGGACAGGAGCGTGTCTCTGGAGGACGGGGAGGACAGGAGTGAGACTGGGGAGGACAGGATTGAGTCTCTGGAGGACGGGGAGGACAGGAGTGAGACtcgggaggacgaggaggacagGATCGAGACTGGGGAGGACAGGAGCGAGTCTCTGGAGGACGGGGAGGACAGGAGCGAGTCTCTGGAAGATGGGGAGGACAGGAGCGTGTCTCTGGAGGATGGGAAGAACAGGAGTGAGACtcgggaggacgaggaggacagGATCGAGACTGGGGAGGACAGGAGCGTGTCTCTGGAGGACGGGGAGGACAGGAGTGAGACTGGGGAGGACAGGATTGAGTCTCTGGAGGACGGGGAGGACAGGAGTGAGACTcgggaggatgaggaggacaGGATCGAGACTGGGGAGGACAGGAGCGAGTCTCTGGAGGACGGGGAGGACAGGAGTGAGACtcgggaggacgaggaggacagGATCGAGACTGGGGAGGACAGGAGCTAG